A stretch of DNA from Nitrospira sp. KM1:
TCGAGACTGGATTTGGTCTGCGGTTTTTGCGTCTCTTCCGGCACGGCGGCAGCGGGATTTCTGGCCGCCATGATCCTCGCCTTGAGCGCTCGGGGAGGCTGCGTCGGGGTCAAACCGAACGGCAGCAACCCGGCCAACGATTGATATTCCTTCAACGCCCCGTGACACGTAGGACAGCCGGAAAGCAAGTGTGCTTCCAAAGCCTGCCGCTCCGACCGATCCAGAGCACCGGTGGCATAGAGTGGGACGGATTCTTCCAGTTCTTCGTGAGTCATAAGAGATCGCCCTGATCCCAACAATGTCGCAGCGCGTCGCGCAGCTTGGACATCCCCAATTTGATCCTCGTCTTCACTGTTCCAAGCGGTTGATTCAGCCGCGCCGCAATCTCATGGTGCGAGAGCCCTTCATAATAGGCCAGTTCGATTGCCTGTTGCTGAGCGGCAGGCAGTCCCGTCATGGCGTTCCCAACCGCCAGTCGTACGTCCTGATCAGCCTGAGTCTCAAAAGGGCTGGGGCCCATATCGCGAGCGCGTGATGTCATCGCATCGTCCAGCGTCGCGGTCTGCTCCGGACGGGCCGCTCGTGAGCGGAGGCGGTCGATCGCCCTGCTGCGGGTGAGCGTGATGAGCCACGCCACCGGCGTCCCGCGGCCCACATCATAACGCGACACTTTACGCCATACCTCCAGATAAACATCTTGGAGGAGTTCCTCGGCTTCGTCTCGGTTTCTAAGTATCCGATACGCCAGGGTGTAGAGCAGTGTGCTGGAGTGATCATACAGTTGACTGAACGCCTGCTGATCTCCCTTCCCAACGCGCACAAGCAATGCCGGATCGATCTGCGTTGTGGCGCGCCGGGTAGGGATGTCCATAGGCTGCATCAGGAAAGCAGGAAACGAATCGCCGCACGTTTCGCCACAACTATAACATCTACGGACGGATACGACAAAAGGATCTTCGATTAAGTGGTGAAGAATATTGATGAAACGTGCAGGCAGACAATCGCTGTGAGGTCAAAAGTACCTGGCAAGGTAGTCCGCCGCGTCTTGAGCCCCGGAGCAGGTTGGAGGAGAAGCTGGAGATGACGTCTCCATGGAAACGGACAAGGCCATCTCCCAGCGACCGGCAAGAAAGTCCTCAAGCAACAGTTCATTCGAGCGTCCATATCGTCGCATGAAATCCACGAGGGGCTGCTCATCTGCAAAATTATGCCGGCGTACATAGACAATTGGAATATCCAAAGCCACCGCTTCCACCACGGTTCCATAGCCTGGCTTGGTCATCACGACATCCACCGAGGCAAGGAGTGTCTTAAAGGAAAATGGCATCGATGACAGCTGACGAATGCCGGAATACGCATGAGGAAGAACTCCATCGACGATAAAGCGGTATCCCTTCATGTTGTGCATGGCATTCCATGGAAGGGTAGTCAGCGGAATTCCGCCGAACCCCACTAGAACCAGCCGCTCCTCCGCCGCAAGACCCAAATATTCGCGGACTTCCTCGCGTTGTGAGCGAGACGGTTCTGCGATCGGACGAATGTCCGCTACCGTCTTGTACGGACTCAGGGGCAAACCGGGCGCGATTCGAAGCGCAGAATCAGCGCGGCCGTAATGATTCTCGATTGTGGCAACCAGCGCCTGCTCCGATGCTGCATGAGGCATTATATACGGCTTCAGAATTTCGGCCCACGTGAAATTGGCAACGCCGATCGTAGGAATTCCGGTTTCTCGACCGGCCGCGCAAGCCAGATAGGGAGTGTCCGCGATGATCACACTCGGACGAGCGGCTTTGAGGTCTCTCACCTCGCATGTGAGACGCTCGTCCCATTGGGTATGAAAATGACGGTGCGCCTCCCATGTTGCCGGCACATCAATCTTCAACGGGCCTTGTTGCACACATCCGATATCCTGTTGAACGGAGTGCAATGTCCAGGGAATAGTCAGCCGATCATGGAAAAAAGAGGTCGGAACGCCCGTTCGGAGGATGACGTGCAATCCGGGAACGCTCCGGCCCAATGCATTCAACACAGGAACGACCTGTGCGGC
This window harbors:
- a CDS encoding sigma-70 family RNA polymerase sigma factor, encoding MDIPTRRATTQIDPALLVRVGKGDQQAFSQLYDHSSTLLYTLAYRILRNRDEAEELLQDVYLEVWRKVSRYDVGRGTPVAWLITLTRSRAIDRLRSRAARPEQTATLDDAMTSRARDMGPSPFETQADQDVRLAVGNAMTGLPAAQQQAIELAYYEGLSHHEIAARLNQPLGTVKTRIKLGMSKLRDALRHCWDQGDLL